A single genomic interval of Camelina sativa cultivar DH55 chromosome 11, Cs, whole genome shotgun sequence harbors:
- the LOC104724503 gene encoding probable E3 ubiquitin-protein ligase RHB1A, whose protein sequence is MGGCCCCSSSRRADVDNGLPYYYYPRATEERVPLSSAHNRTSSAISTGVVVVDTNLETSSPDAYIPPPPPIPFDVAIGIPHTPGNCDEATCVDIREVSVEPANTELAQDTVDGITLGVPTTCSHKEMDSKIQTEIDLESAEEIDPKLSKAVFVPIEEEEDCPICLEEYDIENPKLLAKCDHHFHLACILEWMERSETCPVCNTEMIFDSPLD, encoded by the exons atggGAGGTTGCTGTTGTTGCTCTTCGTCACGAAGAGCTGATGTAGATAATGGACTTCCGTACTACTAC TACCCGAGGGCAACAGAAGAGCGTGTGCCTTTATCTTCTGCTCATAACAGGACTTCCTCTGCAATCTCTACTGGTGTTGTGGTAGTAGACACAAACTTAGAGACATCATCTCCCGATGCTTATATACCACCGCCACCGCCTATCCCTTTTGATGTGGCTATTGGAATTCCTCATACACCAGGGAATTGTGACGAGGCTACTTGTGTTGATATAAGAGAGGTTTCAGTGGAACCTGCTAATACCGAGCTTGCTCAAGATACAGTTGACGGTATTACCCTCGGGGTTCCAACTACATGCTCACATAAAGAAATGGATAGCAAAATCCAAACAGAGATTGATCTTGAATCTGCTGAAGAGATAGACCCCAAGCTATCAAAAGCCGTCTTTGTACCaatagaggaagaggaggacTGTCCCATATGTTTGGAAG AATATGATATCGAGAACCCAAAACTTCTAGCCAAATGCGATCACCATTTTCACCTTGCCTGCATTCTAGAATGGATGGAGAGAAGTGAAACTTGCCCTGTCTGCAATACG GAAATGATatttgactctcctctcgactAG
- the LOC104724502 gene encoding ubiquitin-conjugating enzyme E2 4-like: MSSPSKRREMDMMKLMMSDYKVETINDGMQEFYVEFNGPKDSLYQGGVWKIRVQLPDAYPYKSPSVGFITKIYHPNVDELSGSVCLDVINQTWSPMFDLVNVFETFLPQLLLYPNPSDPLNGEAAALMMRDRPAYEQRVKEYCEKYAKPGEGSDDKSSDEELSEEEFGSDDEDEDDDDDDVAIAGKPDP, from the exons atgtcttcACCAAGCAAACGCAGAGAAATGGATATGATGAAACT GATGATGAGCGATTATAAAGTGGAGACGATCAACGATGGCATGCAAGAGTTCTATGTTGAATTCAATGGTCCCAAAGACA GTCTCTATCAAGGAGGTGTGTGGAAGATAAGAGTTCAGCTTCCCGATGCTTATCCTTACAAATCTCCTTCTGTTGGTTTCATTACTAAAATTTATCACCCTAATGTTGATGAACT GTCAGGTTCTGTTTGTTTAGATGTGATTAACCAAACTTGGAGTCCTATGTTCG ACCTTGTGAATGTTTTTGAGACatttcttcctcagcttctgTTGTATCCAAACCCATCAGATCCATTGAATGGAGAAGCTGCTGCATTGATGATGCGTGATCGTCCTGCTTATGAACAGCGAGTTAAAG AATACTGTGAGAAGTATGCAAAGCCAGGGGAAGGTTCAGACGATAAGTCTAGCGATGAAGAACTAAGTGAAGAGGAATTCGGCTCagatgacgaagatgaagatgatgatgatgatgatgttgctaTTGCAGGCAAACCAGATCCCTGA